From the genome of Clostridia bacterium, one region includes:
- a CDS encoding NAD+ synthase, giving the protein MKIALGQINTTVGDFTGNAAKVVEFAQTARSAGAELILFPELAVCGYPPRDLVEKASFVARNQHVVEEIAARTQGIAVVCGFVSPAKAETGKSVMNSAAFLRNGRIEFVQSKRLLPTYDVFDEMRNFAAAERQELFSFDGRRVALTICEDAWNDKHFWNRRLYGIDPVDELIAEGGEVLLNISASPFNLGKPELRCNMLAALARSHKIPVAMVNQVGGNDSLVFDGSSIAIAPDGRVIAQARPFEEDLVLFDTESLTGDVHEQICGTEASAYAALVLGTRDYVRKCGFRQAIIGLSGGIDSALTAAIAADALDKHNVIGVGMPGPYSSQGSIDDARQLAANLGIRFELIEIGQVFETYRGALQPMFEGFPQDVTEENLQARIRGNLLMAMSNKFGALVLSTGNKSELGVGYCTLYGDMVGGLAVISDVPKTLVYRICEYLNQSRKVIPKATMEKPPSAELRPDQKDSDSLPDYEVLDTILEDYVEDSRSAEQIACEHGYDVMLVRSVIRMVERSEYKRQQAAPGIRISAKAFGVGRRFPIAARHEV; this is encoded by the coding sequence GTGAAGATTGCGCTCGGTCAGATCAACACTACAGTCGGTGACTTCACCGGTAACGCAGCCAAGGTCGTGGAGTTCGCACAGACTGCTCGTTCTGCCGGAGCCGAGCTTATTCTTTTTCCTGAGCTAGCGGTCTGCGGCTACCCGCCGCGCGACCTGGTAGAGAAGGCCTCTTTCGTCGCGCGCAATCAGCATGTTGTCGAGGAGATTGCTGCCAGGACCCAAGGCATCGCTGTTGTGTGCGGATTTGTAAGTCCGGCGAAGGCCGAAACCGGCAAGTCCGTCATGAACTCGGCGGCCTTCCTGCGCAATGGACGCATCGAGTTTGTCCAATCCAAGCGACTGCTGCCCACCTACGACGTCTTTGACGAGATGCGCAACTTCGCCGCAGCAGAGCGGCAAGAGCTGTTTTCTTTTGACGGCAGGAGAGTTGCACTCACGATTTGTGAAGACGCATGGAATGATAAGCACTTCTGGAACCGCCGCCTTTACGGAATCGATCCCGTGGATGAGCTGATAGCAGAGGGCGGGGAAGTGCTGCTCAACATCTCCGCTTCGCCCTTCAATCTCGGCAAACCTGAATTGCGTTGCAACATGCTGGCGGCTCTTGCCCGCAGCCACAAGATTCCGGTCGCCATGGTCAACCAGGTCGGCGGCAATGACAGCCTGGTGTTCGACGGCTCCAGCATCGCCATCGCGCCGGATGGGCGTGTGATTGCACAGGCAAGGCCCTTTGAAGAGGACCTCGTCTTGTTTGACACCGAGTCGCTCACCGGCGACGTGCATGAACAGATCTGCGGTACTGAGGCGAGCGCCTACGCAGCACTGGTGCTCGGCACACGCGACTATGTGCGCAAATGCGGTTTTCGGCAAGCCATCATTGGGCTTAGCGGCGGCATTGATTCGGCACTCACGGCGGCCATCGCGGCGGATGCCTTGGATAAGCACAACGTCATTGGCGTCGGTATGCCCGGCCCGTACTCGTCGCAAGGCAGCATCGACGACGCCCGACAGCTTGCGGCTAACCTCGGCATCCGGTTTGAGCTGATCGAGATCGGCCAGGTATTCGAGACATATCGCGGCGCACTCCAGCCCATGTTTGAGGGATTCCCGCAGGATGTAACGGAAGAAAATCTGCAAGCGCGCATTCGCGGTAATCTGCTCATGGCGATGTCGAACAAGTTTGGGGCGCTGGTGTTATCAACGGGCAACAAGTCTGAGCTTGGCGTCGGGTATTGCACTCTGTACGGCGACATGGTCGGTGGACTCGCGGTCATTTCCGATGTTCCCAAGACGCTCGTGTATCGCATCTGCGAGTATCTGAACCAGAGCAGAAAAGTGATTCCGAAAGCGACGATGGAGAAGCCTCCTTCTGCCGAGTTGCGCCCGGATCAGAAGGACAGCGATTCACTCCCGGATTACGAGGTTCTTGATACGATTCTGGAAGATTACGTTGAGGACTCCAGGTCAGCCGAGCAGATCGCCTGCGAGCACGGCTATGATGTGATGCTCGTACGCAGTGTCATCCGCATGGTGGAACGATCCGAGTACAAACGGCAGCAGGCCGCGCCGGGCATCAGGATTTCTGCAAAGGCATTCGGCGTCGGGAGGCGTTTCCCGATCGCAGCGCGCCACGAGGTCTAG
- a CDS encoding aminotransferase class V-fold PLP-dependent enzyme, translating into MSRLPVTPAEFRQLAERVTDLAARELEQLNELPTFPATNGARTLEAFDGPAPAQGLGASAFDALEAVVAHSRPPSPRFYGYVLGSGEPVAALGDMLASVLNQNVTAWRSAPAAVTIERTVVRWLAEAIGCPGYTGSLTGGGSSANLMGLAMAREAKAPANDTGVQPGTFYASTEAHMSIPKAIALLGLGHKSLRLVAVDDNFRMIPEALAEAISQDVKGGYRPIAVIGSGGTVSTGSIDPLRDIGEIAHQHGAWFHVDGAYGVLAAMAAPEKFDGLDLADSLSLDAHKWLYQPVDCGCLLYRDPVAAQKAFSHSGDYARALSSDPIEGFAFFEESMELSRRFRALKIWLSLRYHGMDAFRASIARDMELARHLEDSIRAHPALEMMAPVELSAVCFRFTGGENLPLPEDELNRINAALLRRIIARGRVYISNATIDTRFVLRACIVNHRATASDVDLVISETLAAAAEVMRA; encoded by the coding sequence ATGAGCAGACTTCCTGTAACACCCGCCGAATTCCGGCAACTTGCCGAGCGCGTCACCGACTTAGCCGCACGTGAACTGGAGCAATTGAACGAGTTGCCAACGTTTCCGGCCACCAACGGTGCGCGCACGCTCGAAGCTTTCGACGGCCCCGCACCCGCGCAAGGTCTTGGCGCGTCCGCCTTCGACGCACTGGAAGCCGTGGTCGCACACTCGCGCCCGCCCAGTCCGCGGTTCTATGGTTACGTGCTCGGCTCCGGTGAGCCGGTTGCGGCGCTTGGCGATATGCTTGCCAGCGTTCTGAACCAGAACGTCACCGCGTGGCGTTCTGCGCCAGCGGCTGTAACCATCGAGCGGACGGTCGTTCGCTGGCTTGCGGAGGCTATCGGCTGCCCCGGGTACACTGGCAGCCTGACCGGCGGCGGTTCGTCAGCCAACCTGATGGGCCTTGCCATGGCGCGAGAAGCCAAGGCACCGGCGAATGACACGGGTGTGCAGCCCGGAACGTTCTACGCTTCCACGGAAGCGCATATGTCGATCCCGAAAGCGATTGCGCTCCTCGGACTCGGCCACAAATCCCTGCGCCTGGTTGCAGTCGACGATAACTTCCGCATGATCCCGGAGGCGCTTGCGGAGGCTATCTCGCAGGACGTGAAGGGCGGATACCGGCCGATCGCTGTCATAGGTTCGGGAGGAACGGTGAGCACGGGCAGCATCGATCCACTTCGCGACATCGGTGAGATTGCCCACCAGCACGGCGCGTGGTTCCACGTGGATGGAGCTTATGGCGTCCTCGCGGCCATGGCTGCGCCGGAGAAGTTCGACGGTCTCGACCTGGCCGATTCGCTTTCGCTCGACGCGCATAAGTGGCTCTATCAGCCGGTTGACTGTGGCTGCTTGTTGTATCGCGACCCAGTCGCGGCGCAGAAGGCGTTCTCGCACTCGGGCGATTATGCGCGAGCACTGTCGTCCGATCCAATAGAGGGCTTTGCCTTTTTCGAGGAATCGATGGAACTGTCGCGCCGCTTCCGTGCGTTGAAGATTTGGCTATCCTTGCGCTATCACGGAATGGACGCCTTCCGCGCCTCGATTGCGAGAGATATGGAATTGGCTCGCCACCTGGAAGACTCCATCCGTGCACATCCGGCACTCGAAATGATGGCTCCGGTTGAACTCAGCGCAGTGTGCTTCCGCTTCACGGGTGGAGAAAACTTGCCACTGCCGGAAGATGAACTGAACCGAATCAATGCGGCGTTACTTCGGCGCATCATTGCGCGTGGACGCGTGTACATTTCGAATGCGACGATCGACACCAGGTTCGTCCTGCGCGCCTGCATCGTGAACCACCGTGCGACCGCGTCAGACGTCGATCTGGTGATTAGTGAAACGCTGGCAGCAGCGGCGGAAGTGATGCGAGCCTGA
- a CDS encoding zinc-binding dehydrogenase, giving the protein MKAIRFHEHGGPEVLKYEDVPDPVVRKDQVLVRVKACALNHLDLFVRQGVPGIMLPHIPGSDISGDVVEVGEYVTDVKPGTRVLLAPMVFCGVCKKCVSGQQNFCPQFSVIGYRVPGGDCELIAIQRVNVLPIPPEMTYDEAASVPLVFLTAWHMLIGRAKIQPGQTVLVLGAGSGVGSAAIQIAKLFNCSVITTAGNEYKLERAREIGADYTINHYKQKISDEVKKITAKQGVDVVLEHVGQATWMESMRSLRPGGTIVTCGATTGGDAIFDIRSLFSRQTSFLGSFMGNMGDFYEVMDHVFAGRLKPVFDRSFPLQQAAAAHEHLAKSNMFGKVVLNP; this is encoded by the coding sequence ATGAAAGCGATCCGATTCCACGAACATGGCGGCCCCGAAGTTCTGAAGTACGAAGACGTACCCGATCCGGTTGTGCGCAAAGACCAGGTTCTCGTGCGCGTCAAAGCCTGCGCGCTGAATCATCTCGACCTGTTTGTGCGGCAGGGCGTGCCAGGGATCATGCTCCCGCACATTCCGGGCAGCGACATTTCAGGCGACGTGGTCGAAGTTGGTGAGTACGTAACGGATGTGAAACCTGGCACTCGCGTCCTGCTTGCGCCGATGGTTTTCTGCGGCGTTTGCAAGAAGTGTGTCAGCGGGCAGCAGAACTTCTGCCCGCAGTTCAGCGTAATCGGATATCGCGTGCCCGGAGGGGATTGCGAACTGATTGCCATCCAGCGTGTCAACGTGCTCCCGATTCCTCCAGAGATGACTTATGACGAAGCTGCCAGCGTTCCGCTAGTGTTTCTAACTGCATGGCATATGCTGATCGGGCGCGCGAAGATTCAGCCGGGACAGACCGTGCTCGTGCTGGGAGCTGGTTCCGGCGTAGGGTCGGCGGCAATACAGATTGCGAAGCTCTTCAATTGCAGCGTCATCACTACAGCCGGAAATGAGTACAAGCTCGAGCGCGCGCGCGAAATCGGCGCCGACTACACTATCAATCACTACAAGCAGAAGATCTCGGACGAAGTGAAGAAGATCACGGCGAAGCAGGGCGTCGATGTGGTTCTGGAGCACGTGGGGCAGGCGACGTGGATGGAAAGTATGCGTTCGCTGCGGCCGGGAGGCACGATTGTGACCTGTGGCGCAACAACCGGCGGCGATGCCATCTTCGACATACGTTCGCTGTTTTCACGACAGACGTCGTTCCTGGGCTCCTTCATGGGCAACATGGGAGACTTCTACGAAGTGATGGACCACGTCTTTGCAGGACGGCTGAAGCCAGTCTTCGACAGAAGCTTCCCGCTGCAACAAGCTGCTGCGGCACACGAACATCTTGCCAAGAGCAATATGTTCGGTAAGGTTGTCCTCAACCCGTGA
- a CDS encoding GHMP kinase, translated as MARTNNAAERNSSGVIAHAPCRVDLAGGTVDIWPLYLYHPGAVTVNFALSILTRCRIKPSAGKRINLRSIDTGREESFRDFDDLCGAKTFAHPLAAYLVRFFAPEGGFTMETHSESPAGAGISGSSAMMIATTAALARYTGRKLSLEETRVIAQNVEAQLIKVPTGCQDYYPALYGGVSAIQLNVDGIHREVVPISPEEIESRFVIAYTGAPRQSGINNWEVFKAHIDGDRRVFRNFEQITQIACAMHQALSDADWSEVARLLREEWKLRKTNAPNITTSLIDRLITAARKNGAHAAKVCGAGGGGCVVFLAEEDSRERVVQTLRDNGGQVLPFRVAREGLTIEAGKLATASQQKP; from the coding sequence ATGGCGCGTACCAACAACGCAGCAGAACGTAACTCTAGCGGAGTCATAGCGCACGCCCCTTGCCGCGTGGACCTTGCCGGCGGCACGGTCGATATCTGGCCCTTGTACCTATACCACCCCGGCGCAGTGACGGTGAACTTTGCGCTGAGTATCCTTACGCGATGCCGCATTAAGCCTTCGGCCGGCAAGCGCATTAACCTTCGTTCGATCGACACGGGACGGGAGGAATCCTTCCGCGACTTCGATGACCTCTGCGGCGCGAAGACGTTTGCCCATCCGCTTGCGGCCTACCTCGTGCGCTTTTTCGCGCCCGAAGGCGGCTTCACGATGGAGACGCACTCCGAGTCTCCTGCTGGTGCGGGAATTTCCGGCTCCTCGGCCATGATGATTGCTACTACAGCTGCGCTGGCGCGGTACACCGGACGCAAGCTCTCGCTGGAGGAGACGCGCGTTATAGCACAGAATGTGGAAGCGCAGCTCATCAAGGTTCCAACCGGTTGTCAGGATTACTATCCTGCGCTGTACGGCGGCGTGAGCGCGATCCAGCTCAATGTCGACGGCATTCATCGCGAAGTTGTGCCCATTTCACCGGAAGAGATTGAGAGCCGCTTCGTCATCGCTTACACGGGAGCGCCGCGCCAGTCAGGAATCAACAACTGGGAAGTTTTCAAGGCGCACATCGACGGCGACCGCCGCGTCTTCCGCAATTTCGAGCAGATTACGCAGATCGCCTGTGCCATGCACCAAGCGCTGAGCGACGCCGATTGGAGCGAAGTTGCCCGCCTGCTCCGCGAGGAGTGGAAGCTGCGAAAGACGAACGCACCAAACATCACGACTTCCCTGATCGACCGCCTGATCACCGCGGCACGCAAGAACGGTGCACACGCCGCCAAGGTATGCGGCGCCGGCGGTGGAGGTTGCGTCGTATTTCTCGCCGAGGAAGATTCTCGCGAGCGCGTGGTCCAGACCTTGCGCGACAATGGCGGGCAGGTACTGCCGTTTCGCGTAGCACGCGAAGGCCTCACGATCGAAGCAGGAAAACTTGCAACCGCATCTCAGCAAAAGCCATGA
- a CDS encoding glycine cleavage T C-terminal barrel domain-containing protein, translating to MTSITLQEKLSASGAHLGDYAGARTPVHFGDAPAEFDEVLNGCGVFDLGWRGKLIVSGEDRVRWLNGMVTNNIRDQHLNHGNYNFLLNPQGRIQGDMVVYNRGEHLLVSTEIWQVPKITETFEHFIIMDDVEVSNISDKLASLGIAGPQSRERLARAGCTVPPLDNLQVVDTEWHGIGVSIARGISSRADSYEIWLQPANAVLVWDALTEAGAVPVGSQALNWLRIVSGTPRFGVDIGERDLPQETGQSHALNFAKGCYVGQEIVERIRSRGSVHRTFAGFEVQGAPPDHGTKISVSEKQVGEITSAATVPFSTGDRTLALGYIRRENAAPGSELQAGDTRLQVSALPFNLQ from the coding sequence ATGACCTCGATCACGCTACAAGAAAAGCTTTCTGCCAGCGGCGCCCATCTCGGCGACTACGCAGGCGCTCGCACGCCTGTTCACTTCGGTGATGCGCCGGCTGAGTTCGACGAGGTGTTGAACGGCTGTGGTGTCTTCGACCTGGGATGGCGCGGCAAGCTGATCGTGAGTGGTGAGGACCGCGTGCGATGGCTCAATGGCATGGTCACGAACAACATTCGCGACCAGCATCTGAACCATGGAAATTACAACTTCCTGCTCAATCCGCAAGGGCGCATACAGGGCGACATGGTCGTCTACAACCGTGGAGAGCACCTGCTCGTTTCTACAGAAATCTGGCAGGTGCCGAAGATCACGGAGACTTTCGAGCACTTCATCATCATGGACGATGTTGAGGTCAGCAACATCAGCGACAAGCTTGCATCGCTGGGCATCGCCGGCCCGCAATCGAGGGAGCGGCTGGCGCGTGCTGGCTGCACGGTTCCTCCACTCGATAACCTTCAAGTGGTCGATACCGAGTGGCATGGAATTGGCGTCTCGATCGCACGCGGGATAAGCAGCCGCGCAGACTCTTACGAGATATGGCTCCAGCCCGCGAACGCTGTGCTTGTTTGGGATGCGCTCACCGAGGCCGGTGCCGTGCCGGTCGGCTCGCAGGCACTGAACTGGCTTCGCATCGTGAGCGGGACGCCTCGGTTCGGTGTTGATATCGGCGAGCGCGACCTTCCCCAGGAAACAGGACAGTCGCACGCGCTGAATTTTGCCAAGGGCTGCTACGTGGGACAGGAGATCGTAGAGCGCATCCGTTCCCGCGGCAGCGTCCACCGCACGTTTGCGGGGTTTGAAGTTCAGGGTGCGCCCCCGGACCACGGCACCAAAATCAGTGTTAGTGAAAAGCAAGTAGGCGAGATCACGAGCGCGGCAACGGTCCCGTTCTCAACCGGCGACCGAACGCTTGCGCTGGGATATATCCGTCGCGAGAACGC
- a CDS encoding EamA family transporter, whose amino-acid sequence MSGIDARTIYTWSAIMFVVLTTTAGDVLLAEAMHRIGDLGDFRKRHGMLAAARRVLADGRFMVALFFMALSFFFLLVGLSWADVSLVVPAAASLTFITNALAARVFLHEKVDKRRWISALFVAAGVAMLAY is encoded by the coding sequence ATGAGCGGCATCGACGCAAGAACCATCTACACGTGGTCGGCGATCATGTTTGTGGTGCTTACAACCACAGCCGGCGATGTGCTGCTTGCCGAGGCTATGCACCGCATCGGCGACCTCGGCGACTTTCGCAAACGTCACGGAATGCTTGCAGCCGCGCGGCGCGTCCTCGCCGATGGACGTTTCATGGTGGCGTTGTTCTTTATGGCCCTGTCGTTTTTCTTTTTATTGGTCGGGCTAAGCTGGGCAGACGTTTCGTTGGTAGTACCGGCGGCGGCGTCGCTCACATTCATAACGAATGCGCTCGCCGCCCGGGTATTTCTGCATGAAAAGGTGGACAAGCGCCGCTGGATCAGCGCACTATTCGTCGCGGCCGGAGTCGCGATGCTGGCCTACTAG
- a CDS encoding XdhC/CoxI family protein: MALRSAGHKSALATIINVRGSIPSFQTAKMLVRDDGSIVGTIGGGCVEAEVWQAAREVMEEEKPRSLTFNLNNNPTYDTGLVCGGTLEVFIEPVLPVSQLFIFGAGHVAQNLSKVAHVAGFEVTVVDDRETYANRERFPEATAVIADDFEKALPGLNMNESAFIVVVTRGHRDDMRVLRWAVDTPARYIGMIGSRRKVITIYKELENEGIAPEKFERVNAPVGIEIGAVTPEEIAVAIVAEMIAVRRKVDIGNMSKRYTRETHPQSK, encoded by the coding sequence GTGGCGCTGCGGAGCGCTGGACACAAAAGCGCGCTGGCGACCATCATCAACGTGCGCGGCTCGATCCCGTCATTCCAGACGGCGAAGATGCTGGTCCGCGACGATGGTTCTATCGTGGGCACGATTGGCGGAGGGTGCGTCGAGGCAGAGGTTTGGCAGGCTGCCCGGGAAGTGATGGAAGAGGAAAAGCCGCGCTCGCTGACCTTCAACCTGAATAACAATCCAACTTACGATACCGGCCTGGTCTGCGGCGGCACACTGGAGGTCTTTATCGAACCCGTACTGCCGGTTTCGCAGCTATTCATCTTTGGCGCAGGACACGTTGCCCAAAATCTATCAAAGGTGGCTCACGTCGCGGGCTTCGAAGTCACGGTCGTGGATGACCGCGAGACTTACGCAAATCGCGAACGCTTCCCCGAAGCTACCGCGGTGATTGCTGACGATTTCGAGAAGGCTCTGCCGGGGCTCAACATGAACGAGTCAGCCTTTATCGTCGTCGTTACGCGCGGACATCGCGACGATATGCGCGTGCTGCGTTGGGCCGTGGATACCCCGGCGCGCTACATAGGCATGATCGGTTCGCGGCGCAAGGTGATCACGATTTACAAGGAATTGGAAAACGAGGGCATTGCGCCGGAAAAATTCGAACGCGTTAACGCGCCTGTAGGCATTGAGATTGGGGCCGTGACTCCCGAAGAAATTGCAGTCGCCATCGTTGCCGAGATGATCGCCGTGCGCCGCAAGGTGGATATCGGCAATATGAGTAAACGGTACACGAGGGAAACCCACCCGCAATCGAAGTAA
- a CDS encoding NADH-quinone oxidoreductase subunit B family protein, which yields MDTGRERIEKAVESTLTPSQDNVTGSQRFADLAGDPQSTGRIATLAYGGNPEQEGIVLTTLDNAVNWVRKNSIWPMTFGLACCAIEMMATGAGRFDLARFGSEVFRPSPRQSDLMIIAGRVSQKMAPVIRQLYQQMPEPKWVISMGACATSGGVFNNYAVVQGVNQWIPVDVYVPGCPPRPEQLIYAITLLQKKIQNERGSFKRVMNLE from the coding sequence ATGGATACCGGCAGAGAGCGAATTGAAAAGGCAGTTGAGAGCACACTGACCCCCTCCCAGGACAACGTGACAGGGTCACAGCGTTTTGCGGACCTCGCGGGCGACCCGCAGAGTACGGGGCGGATTGCGACGCTCGCCTACGGCGGGAACCCTGAGCAGGAAGGGATTGTCCTCACAACGCTCGACAACGCCGTGAACTGGGTACGCAAGAATTCCATTTGGCCAATGACATTCGGCCTCGCCTGCTGCGCTATCGAGATGATGGCTACGGGTGCCGGGCGCTTCGACCTCGCGCGTTTCGGCTCCGAGGTGTTTCGTCCCTCGCCGCGCCAATCCGATCTCATGATTATCGCAGGCCGCGTTTCGCAGAAAATGGCGCCGGTGATTCGTCAACTGTACCAACAGATGCCGGAGCCTAAGTGGGTCATCTCCATGGGCGCGTGTGCAACGTCGGGCGGAGTGTTCAACAACTACGCTGTCGTGCAGGGCGTCAATCAGTGGATACCTGTCGACGTGTACGTGCCCGGTTGCCCCCCGCGTCCGGAGCAGCTTATCTACGCCATCACGCTCTTGCAGAAGAAAATTCAGAACGAGCGCGGTTCGTTCAAGCGCGTCATGAATCTGGAATAG
- a CDS encoding EamA family transporter, giving the protein MTLRKYLVLLAIVFFGAAGDVLLSHGMRQVGEIHLANWHEAVTAVANPSITIGILFLIVYFAAYLSALSWADLTYVLPATAIGYVVIALMALYFLDERISMMRWAGIVLITIGVGFVAIGPSKTRDVLPESVAVTGELAGDTTPEGKA; this is encoded by the coding sequence GTGACTCTTAGAAAATATCTCGTACTGCTCGCCATTGTTTTTTTCGGCGCTGCCGGCGATGTTCTGCTGTCGCACGGAATGCGCCAGGTTGGCGAGATTCATCTTGCCAATTGGCACGAGGCCGTTACCGCCGTCGCGAATCCCTCGATAACAATCGGAATCCTGTTCCTGATTGTGTACTTTGCCGCGTACCTCAGCGCGCTGTCGTGGGCCGACCTAACGTATGTGCTTCCAGCGACAGCGATTGGATACGTTGTCATCGCTCTCATGGCCCTCTACTTTCTGGACGAACGAATTAGCATGATGCGCTGGGCCGGCATCGTGCTCATTACGATCGGGGTGGGATTCGTCGCCATAGGCCCGTCGAAGACGCGCGATGTCCTGCCTGAGTCCGTGGCTGTCACGGGCGAACTTGCTGGTGATACCACCCCGGAGGGGAAAGCATGA
- a CDS encoding thioredoxin domain-containing protein, whose protein sequence is MMKAAIRVLLCAFLATGLCAAQQGSSTAKPRQRTTATKKAQPAPAVTENAKSAEAPAGMPTEQTVNAFLKTMFGYDPNLVFKVAEIKPAKAAGLSEVAVVVSTPQGQQLTRFFVSSDGHHAIMGDIMPFGPDPFAEARTQLQKHAFGPSKGPEDAAVTIVEFGDLQCPACKQAQPTIEKLLTEVPNSRLIFQSFPLEELHPWAGRASRYSDCLLRTKSNDAAWTFIGAVYAHQGEITESNVDEKLNRYITMSGGEPAAIAACAKAPETEERMKRGAELAQELGVTGTPTLFVNGRSISSINNASYDMLKAVVEFMATHQTGATTK, encoded by the coding sequence ATGATGAAAGCAGCAATTCGAGTTCTGCTCTGTGCATTTCTTGCAACTGGCTTGTGCGCCGCACAACAGGGAAGCTCCACCGCGAAGCCGCGCCAGCGCACCACTGCCACGAAGAAGGCTCAACCTGCGCCTGCGGTGACAGAAAACGCGAAGAGTGCTGAAGCACCAGCAGGCATGCCGACAGAGCAGACCGTCAATGCCTTCTTGAAGACTATGTTCGGCTACGATCCCAACCTGGTCTTCAAAGTTGCGGAAATCAAACCAGCCAAAGCCGCGGGGCTTTCCGAAGTTGCCGTCGTGGTGAGCACGCCCCAAGGCCAGCAGCTTACGCGCTTCTTTGTTTCCAGCGATGGCCATCACGCGATCATGGGCGACATCATGCCCTTCGGCCCCGACCCATTTGCCGAAGCTCGAACACAGCTTCAGAAGCATGCATTCGGCCCGTCCAAAGGTCCCGAGGACGCAGCGGTTACCATCGTCGAATTTGGCGATCTGCAATGTCCGGCCTGCAAACAGGCGCAACCCACCATCGAAAAGCTGTTAACTGAAGTGCCGAATAGCCGCCTCATATTCCAGAGCTTCCCGCTCGAAGAGCTTCACCCTTGGGCCGGACGAGCATCGCGCTACAGCGATTGCCTGCTGCGTACGAAAAGCAATGACGCCGCCTGGACCTTCATTGGAGCAGTGTATGCGCATCAAGGCGAAATCACGGAATCGAATGTCGACGAAAAGTTAAATCGCTATATAACGATGTCCGGAGGGGAGCCGGCGGCCATCGCTGCCTGCGCTAAAGCTCCCGAAACGGAGGAGCGTATGAAGCGTGGAGCCGAACTCGCCCAGGAACTCGGTGTGACCGGAACGCCGACGCTCTTCGTCAATGGACGTAGCATTTCGTCCATCAACAACGCGTCGTATGACATGCTGAAGGCCGTCGTCGAGTTCATGGCGACACACCAGACTGGCGCGACAACGAAGTAA
- a CDS encoding type II CAAX endopeptidase family protein → MNSELAMDGGFFTLADGRLRPVWRFVIAAVLVVLANLAGGLLGFGVAFGHPLIADMLYRLFSTVLLFVGFAFMLRHFDHAQGSPLANMGLPLGRRAGKDFVIGAALGFGMIALAVLAIAAFGDLEFRTVLNASTLRRGMAVIVLLLAGALLEELMFRGYPFQRLVESTGATGAILVFSVLFGAAHLGNPNAGGILSWGMFNTIAVGVLFAIAYLRFGSLWLPWGLHFAWNFSLGVLFGLPVSGLRDFSFIVRTQASGPKLLTGGGYGIEASLTGAVVILIGLGVIMAMPQRAPAQLAEPAAAPLVAEAGEFSSDTWRPGI, encoded by the coding sequence ATGAACTCTGAACTTGCAATGGATGGTGGCTTCTTTACCTTGGCGGACGGGCGTCTACGCCCCGTCTGGCGGTTTGTTATCGCTGCCGTACTCGTCGTCTTAGCGAACCTGGCCGGGGGCCTTCTGGGCTTCGGGGTGGCGTTTGGGCATCCGCTCATTGCCGACATGCTTTACCGGCTGTTTTCGACCGTGCTGCTATTCGTTGGTTTTGCCTTCATGCTGCGGCATTTCGACCATGCGCAGGGCAGCCCATTGGCGAATATGGGTCTTCCGCTCGGCAGACGGGCGGGCAAGGACTTCGTGATAGGCGCTGCATTGGGCTTCGGCATGATTGCGTTGGCAGTGCTGGCGATCGCCGCATTTGGAGACTTGGAATTCAGAACGGTTCTCAATGCTTCAACGCTTCGGCGCGGAATGGCCGTCATCGTCCTGCTGCTGGCCGGTGCCCTGCTTGAAGAGTTGATGTTCCGTGGGTATCCATTTCAGCGTCTTGTCGAATCGACGGGTGCGACCGGCGCTATCCTGGTCTTTTCCGTGCTGTTTGGTGCTGCTCACCTGGGCAATCCCAATGCCGGAGGCATCCTGAGCTGGGGTATGTTCAACACCATCGCCGTGGGCGTCCTGTTCGCAATTGCTTACCTGCGGTTTGGAAGTCTTTGGTTACCCTGGGGTCTGCATTTTGCGTGGAACTTCAGCCTTGGCGTGCTCTTTGGCCTTCCGGTCAGCGGGTTGCGCGATTTCTCCTTCATCGTGAGGACCCAGGCCAGCGGCCCCAAACTGCTCACTGGCGGGGGGTATGGCATTGAGGCTAGCCTTACAGGGGCGGTTGTAATCTTGATTGGGCTCGGCGTGATCATGGCAATGCCACAGCGTGCGCCTGCCCAACTCGCTGAACCGGCAGCGGCACCCCTCGTGGCTGAGGCTGGAGAGTTCAGTTCCGACACTTGGCGTCCCGGCATCTAA